The sequence below is a genomic window from Haloferax mediterranei ATCC 33500.
CGACGACAGCGAGTAAACTCACGAACACCAAGAGTGCCACCCCGATTTTCAGAAGCGTGTCTGAAAGTCGCTTCCACCGACTGGGTCGGTACTCGTCGGCGAGTTCGGTTTCAATCGTTCGACGCCAGTCGTCACACGTTCGGAGTTGTACATTCTCCAGAGACTCCGTTTTCTCGTCCGTTGCCGACCGCTGTCGTTCCTGTGCAGTCTCAATCATCGCATCGCGGTCGATGTCGGTGAGAACGCGAATCCGCTCGATTGTGAGATATGCGTCCGCCAAATCGGACCGCAGTTCTTGGTTCGCCCGGTCTTCAAACGCTAACTCGAACTGCCGGTCCGGATACGTGACTAACAGGTCGAAATCGGAGACTCCGGCGGCGATTCGAGTCCGGATTTTTCGCTCGTCTCGTCGCCGCTTCGCCGGTTCTACATCCTCGAACGCAGACTGCACGCGCTCGCGTTGCGTCCGGGTGAGAAGAGAGGAGACGGAGTCTGACATGAGCGTGGGTTTGTCGAACAGAATATATCAACCTATTGTTGAATGGATTTCACCGACGGCGCAAGTCGGTCAAACCGGGTCAGAACAGCGGGTGTACGACCATACACCCACCACGAATATCCGCCTATACGCCCGTATACGGGCGGAAACTGGCTAAAAACGTCTTTGGGGTCTATAGCCGACCACACGGTACCGACAGGCGTCAATGTCACAAATCAGTGACTGGTTTTCGAATGTGCGTGGACGCATCGAACCACCGAAACGGTTGCAGGCGCTACTCGGGGCGGTCGGAATAGCCGTCGGCGGTGCGCTGTCGTCGTTTGTCGTCTTCATGCTGTTTCGACCGGCGGTGTCGGGGGTGCTACAGCCATCGTTTCCGGCACTCAGTACGCTCTTGATAACGAAGGGTGCCCAAGTTGGGTTCGCCTTGTTCGTGGTCTCGTATCTGGGGCTCACGCGTCAGTGGGACGAATACGTGCACTTGCGCCGACCGACTGTCCACGACGCGGTCTGGGTCGTCATCGGCAGCATCGGACTCGACATCATGGTAGCAGTCTCGAAACTGGTGTTGCCGGTTTTCGGACTCTCACTCGGCGTACTCAGTGGTGCTGGTGCAGATGGGATGGACGTCGGCCTCGCTACGTGGCCGGTCATCTGGCCCGTCATCTTCGGTGGACTCTACCTGTTTCCCGCACTCCTCGAAGAACAGTTCTTCCGCGGACTCGTTCAGGGACGGCTCCGCGACAGTTTTCACCCAGTCTCGGCGGTCGTCTTGGGGGCGGGGCTTTTCGCGCTCGTCCACGGATTGTACGGCATCGCTGGCGGACCCGAGTTCCTCGCGACGTACCTCATCCACCTCTTCGGCCAAGGACTGGTGTTCTGTCTGGTCTACGAGCGGACGGATAACCTTCTAATCGTCGCACTGGTCCACGCGATTTCGTGGACTAACAGCGGGTTCCCGTTTTTCGGACTTCTCTGACGGTGAATCTGTAATTCCGCGTCGAGTCCGCTCGTTGGGTGTCGGCATTCGGTCGAGTCTCGAAGAAACACGCTGCGGTTCAGATGTGAACCAGAACCAATCTTCCATTATTATTTAAACTATACTCCGTAGGGAGATTGCAATTCTATGCGATACATTATCAAACATACCCACAATGGCAACAGAGCAAGAACAGACTTGGACGGTCGAAACAGAACAGCGCACAAAGAGCATCGAAGAGTTGGACCTCCACGAGATACGCGGCCAGCCCGTTTTCAAGTTCGTCACTGCGTTCCTGATTGGTGCAGTGTTCTTCCTCGTTCCCGTACCGTATCAAGGCGAGTTGACGGTTCCGTTCGACATCGTAGTGAGTACAATCACGGAGACGTTCCCCACAGCGGTTGGCGTGTACGCGCTTGCGGTAATCGTCGCCGGTGGGGTGTTGACCACTGGAGCGAAGATTGGTGACGGGACCGTTTCCGGATACGACCTCTCGTACTTCGAGACGTCGACCGCATTCTGGATACTTCGTCTCGCGGGCGTCCTCGTTGCACCGCTCATGTTCTTCAAACTCGGACCGGCGTGGCTCCACACCCCCGGAACTGGGGGCCTCATGTGGGGGACGCTGGTGTACAGCGTCGGCGTCATTATCCCAATCGGTGCGGTGTTCATCACCATCTTCGTCGAGTTAGGTGGACTGGAGTTCGTCGGGACACTCGCTCGCCCGGTGATGCACCCATTGTTCAAAATCCCCGGACGGGCGGCGCTGGACAGCCTCGCCTCCTGGGTTGGTTCGTACAGTGTCGGTCTGTACGTCACCCGCAACGTGTTCGAGCAGGGAGGCTACAACAAACGGGACGTCTTCACCATCGCGACGTGTTTCTCGACGGTGAGTATCGGGTTCGTCGGCGTCGTTGCAGCGACGCTCGATATCCTACACCTCTTTCCGGTGGTCTTCGGGGCGTACTTCGTGTGTGTCATCGTGACCGCGGCAATCTTGGTTCGCATCCCCCCGATTTCGCGTGTTCCCGAGGAGTACATCACCGAACCCGACCCGGAAACGGCATTCTCCGGCTCACTCAACGAGTACATTCGGCTAGCGCTCTCCCAGGCAGTCGAGAAAGCGGATCAGGGAGAGACGTTCCTGGAAGCGGCCAAGCGTGGGTTCGTCGACGGGCTGAAACTCACGACGCTCATCCTCGGGACTATCCTGACTGTTGGGCTTGCGGCGACGCTGCTGTCGGCAAATACGCCTCTCTTCGATATCCTCGGCCAGCCACTGACGCCACTGATTGCGGCGCTCGGGATTCCGAATGCGGAGACGGTCGCACCGGCAACAATCGTCGGTATCACCGAGATGTACGTGCCCGTCCTCCTGGTCACTGGAGCGGCACTCAAAGCCAAGTTCTTCATCGCCGTGCTGGCCGTCTCTCAGCTCATCTTCTTTTCGAGCGTCGGCCCGATGACGATGGATATGTTCAGCGACGTTCCGATTCGCTTCCGCGACCTCGTCGTCTTGTTCGTCATGCGGACCATCGTCCTCGTCCCGATGATTGCGGGCATGACGCACCTCGCTGCGGCTGTCGGCCTTCTCGGCTGAGAGACGACACCGCCGCGTTTCGGTCCCCGTTTGCTCTGTTCCGTTTCCAAACCGTCTCAGTGCCGACGCTTCGCGTTCAGAGCAATTCCAGAAACGCGGCTACGAGTTTCTGCTCAGTACGTCGAAGGTAGTTTAGGCTATCCTAAAAACCGAAAAGGTCAAACCGATTTAGGTTAGCCTAAACAACATGCAGGGTGATGCGATGAACGAGACGGAACCGACGCGCCGCGCGTACCTGAAGTACGCAGGGGCGGTCGCCGCCGGAGGCCTACTTGCTGGCTGTACAGCAGATGGGAGTACCGAGGCCCAGGAAACGACGACCGGCGGGACGGCATCCCCGGAAACAACCGAGTCCGAGACTGAACAGACGACCGTCAAACCGGAGGAATCCTACTCGGTGTCGATGGCTCCCGTGGGAACTGTCGAGTTCGACGCACCCCCGGAGCATGCAATGGTCGTGTTCTCCCACTACGCCGACATGGCCGTCGCGCTGGGACAAAGTGAAACGGTCGAGTCGCTCTACGCACCCGAATTCGCCGGGAAATCGCTGGAGACGTTCTATGCTCGCCTCGACGGGGTCTCGCTCGAATGGGACGGCCTTCCCGACCCGCTTTCCGACGGCGTCGACAAGGAGATGCTGTACGAACTCGACAGCGACGTTCACTTCGTCGACCCCTCCTACGTCGTCGAAACGCAGGACGGGTGGGACACCGACGATATCGAGGAAATCGCCGACAACGTCGCCCCGTGGTTCGGGAACTACCACAGCGGCCTGACCGACAAGCCCGCAGCAGCGTACGTCGACAACTACCGCTATTACACCCTCTGGGAACTGTTCGAGAACGTCGCCGCAGTGTATCAGGAGCGACAACGCTACGAGGCGCTTCGGGCGGTGTACGACGACGTGGTGAGCGAAATCGAATCATCGCTTCCCCCCGAACCGGAACGTCCGACTGCGGCCCGCGTCACGCTCATCGACGATACCTTCTACGCGTACAAGTTGAACGCCCCCGGATTTTGGCACGCGGACACACGACCACTCGGCGCGACTGACGCGTTCGCCGATATCGACTGGGACGGAACGTGGGGTATGTTCGACTACGAGACGATGTTAGAGACCGACCCCGACGTTATCTTGCATCTCTGGGGAATGTCGCCGGGGTACTACATCGACGACATCCGCAAGCGAGTCGCGAACCACCCGGTCGGGAGTCAACTATCCGCGGTGCAGAACGACCGCTTTTTCGCCGGTGGTGTCCGCTTCCAGGGACCGATTACGAACCTGTTCCAACTCGAACTGACGGCAAAGCAACTCTATCCCGAGGTGTTCGGCCAGTGGCCGGGATACGTCCCCGGAGAGCCGTACCCGGAGATTCCCGAAGACGAGCAGTTATTCGACCGGAAACGGGTCGCCGACATCGTCGCTGGAGAACCGTAGCAAACAGCAAAGGGACGAAGCAACTGAACAGCACAGCACACAGCAGACCACGATACAAAATCGAAATGGTCGGAACGACACTCATTCAGATTCGAAACCACATCGAAACGCTCGCCGCCGACGAGGGTGATTTCACCATCGTCTGTGGACGAACAGGAGAACGGCCGGTACCAACCGCAGGACTCACGTTCGGGGACCGTGCGACCGCCGAAAACGCCGTCCGGGCGGCGACGCAGTATCGCTCCGCACTTCGACGGTACGACCCGCAACTCCCGTACTACGACCTCATCGTGACGCAGGACGGCAAAGAGCGGCCGACACCCGCTCGCAGTTGGGGCAGTGCTCTCGACGAAGGGCACATCGGCGCGGCAGCGGTCGGAAATCCAAAGGAGGAGGGTGATCGACCCGAACGCATCGAGTTCTGTCACAGTGTCGCCGCTGCGGTGTTCGAAGCACTCAGTAATACCGGACACAGGACTGTCGAGACAGCAGTCATGGACGCGTACTTCGACCTCGCGGAGACGATATCGAGTCCGGACGAACTCTGTTTGCGTCTCCTCGAGAGCATGGCAACAGAACTTCACGCGCACCTTGAGTCGGCCGAGCAGGCAGACGTGCTTGCACGCGCTGCATCCCGCCTTCCGACACCGCCCGAATCGGCGGACTCGCTGGAGGCGACGCTCGGCGAGATGGAACGACTCGGACTAGTCGGTTCCTACTCGTGTTCTTCGTGGACGACGAACCCCGACGACGGAACAAAATCGGCTGACATCACCCTCAAGGAGTATGCACTCTCAGCGCGGAATGGTCGTCTACCGGCGTTACCGGTCGTCCTCGACCTCTATCGTCGACGAGGACCGTGGAAGCCGATTTCGCTTCACGTCACTCGTGCCGACGGTGAATGGCGTGGAAGGGTCGCGGTGTCGACAGAATCGGAAGGGGTCGGTCTCGCGAGCGTCCCGATACACCCCGGCGTCCCCGAATGAGTCACAGTCGGCCCCGACTTCGATAGCCGCGACTACTCACGGACGGAACCCGCGAAGGAACCCCGTTGCGAGTCCGCCGCCGCCGAGCGAAACGCCGAGTTCGAACGTCCGCACGACGAATACAGCAGCAGCAGCGCCCGCCGCCGGTGCACCCGTGGTGAGGACGAGCGCACCGGCCAACAGGACATCGTACGTCCCGACGCTCCCCGGAACGGGGACGATACTCACCGCCTGTGGAAACGGAATCATCGCGATGATTGGAATCAGGCTGGCTGTCGTCCCAGTGCCTGCGAGCGCAACCCAAATCGCAACCGCAATCGTCAGTTGTTCGATGATTCCCCCGAGCGCGATGAGTCCGAGCAGTACCGGTGCGTTCCGAAAGTACACCACTCGTTCCCAGAACTTGTCGACGGCTTCAGCAACGGCGGCTCGGCCGTAGGGCGTCTCGTGATAGAGACCGGACACCGCGCGGACAATCGGGGTGAGTACGATGACAAGGACCGCAGAGAGAAGCGCCCGACCCCAGACGAGTACGGCACCGACGACGCTCAAGACAGCAATCGCACTGGCCAGCGTCAGAAGCACGAACGTCGGCGTCAAACCACCGAGTAGGAGAATCCCGGAGAGAACAGCCGAAAACAGGAGTTGCGCCACTGACCTGATGTACTTCGCGACGCCGCGAACCCCCAACGCCTCGCTGTAACTCGTCCCGGTCTCGACCCCGAAAAAGTGCGCCATAATCGGCTCGGAACTCACCGGCCCGGCGGGGCTGAGCACGTCGAAAAAGTCGCCCGCGAAGGCGAACTGCACGCTCTGCCGTGGAGAGAGACCGTCGCCGAGCGGGCGAACAGATGCCCAGACGGCGATTCCATCGACAGTAGCTTCGGCGATAGTCAACGCGAGGACGACCCAGACGGCCCACGGCGCAACCCCTGCCACACGCGCAACAACCGCTTCGGGACCGACGTACCAGAGGTACGCCGCTAGCGCGCCGATTCCGAGGGACCCACCCGCGACGAACCGAACCCCGCGTCTCACACCTGAACGCAGGTGTTGACAGTGTAAAAGCCCGCCGTGGGAGAATGAGATAGAGAGATTCGTTCGAGTACTAAACCACGCGGAGACGGCCGATGGCCGTGGATTTATGCTCACGAATTACTACTAGCCCCGATGTGGACACCCCGTTCGAAATTCTCCGACTCGACCCGGACGCAGACGAGGACGAACTCGTCGATGCGTATCGCAGGCGGGTGAAAGAAGCACACCCGGACCACGGCGGCTCGGCCGACGAGTTTCAGTTGGTTCGAGCGGCGTACGAGGCGATTCGAGCGGGATACGAACCCGGAGATGGAGCGGTCGAACTCGTCGATAAAGGCGGCCGTGGTGTGAATATCGACCGCGAGACAGACGCCGCCAGAGAAGCGAATACCGAGCAGGATGCAGCCGAAGATACCGAACCGGACCGACCGGGTACACGAGTCGAGTATCTCGACTACGACGTGCTCGACGAACACGGCTGGTCGCTCACCGACGAGGACCTCTTCGAGAAAGCGGCCGCCGAGGGGCTGAGCACGGACGTATACGGCGAGGTGTTCGTCGAACCGCGGACCTGCCTGCTCAAGGCCGCCGAAAACGACGGGCACAGTTGGCCCTACGCCTGCCGCGGCGGCGCGTGTGCGAACTGTGCAGTCGCCGTCGTCGAAGGCGACATGGAGATGCCCGCGGACCACATTCTCTCGGAGGAGATGATGGACCACGGCATCAGACTCTCCTGTATCAGCCTCCCGACGACTGACGAGGTCAAAGTCGTCTACAACATCGAACACCTCCCCGGACTAGACGAACTTCGACTGCCGCCGCAACACGTCCGAAAAGTCCGCCCGAACGACTGAGTCGCGGGCTATACACGCGGGAACCCGGTTGTGCACGTTCCGCGCCCTGCCGCGGCCGAATTAAGCTTCGAACGCGTCCGTACTCTGTAGTGACACGCTGGTTCGCCCGTCACACGACCTCAATCAACCGATTGACCGGCGCGGTCATGCTGGTCGTCAGCGTCTACTACCTCCTCATCGTCTTCGACGTACTCGGCGTGGCGAGTCAACTCGAAGGCACCTACATTACAGTTCGCTGACGGAAAACGTGCCGGATACCGCCGCATTGGGGGTGATTAATAGCGTACGGTTCTCGCGATTCTGCGTCGATGACGACCTTTATGCACGTCCTCGAACGACGCCCCGATATGGCAATCGAGTCGGGAGACCGCGTCGCTATCGCATACGTCGGGCGTTTCGAGGACGGGACCGTCTTCAACACGTCTCGCTACGAGGTTGCAGTCGAACACGGCCTGTTCGAAGCCCAAGAGCGGGACCGAGACGACTACGCCCCACGGTCGTTCGTCGTCGGTGCCGGCGAGATAATTCCCGGTCTCGACGAGGCGGTCGTCGGAATGAGCGTCGGCGAAGAAGCAACTGTAACCGTCCCACCGGAAGACGGCTACGGCGAGTTCGACCCCGACCGGGTTCGGACGTACGCCCCCGAGACGTTCGAAGGGATGGTCGGAGAAAAAGCGGAAGTCGGCTTGCACGTCCACGCCGAAAACGGACTCCACGGCGACGTCGTCGCCGTCCGAGAGGACGCCGTCGAAGTTGACTTCAACCACGAACTCGCCGGGAAAACGCTCGAATTCGACATCGAAATCGTCGCGGCCGAGTGAGCGGTGAAAAAGAAGACTGACGTCAGTCGCTTACAGCGAGTGTTTCGGGATGATTTCCGGGTCTGGCGTGTAGTTGACGGCGGCCTCGACGCGGAACACGTCGGCGAGGAGTTCTTCGGTGACGACCTCCCGCGGCGGGCCCCAGTCGTATAGTTCGCCGTCCTGCATGGCGACGAGGTAGTCGGCAAAGCGCGCCGCCTGTGCGATGTCGTGGAGAACGACCGCGACGGTGACGCCGCGTTCTTCGTTGAGTTCTCGAACCGTCTCCAGCACGCGGAGTTGGTGGTGTAAGTCGAGGTACGTCGTCGGTTCGTCCAACAGAAGCACGTCGGTGTCCTGTGCGAGCACCATCGCAATCCACGCGAGTTGGCGCTGACCGCCGCTGAGGTTGCCGACCTGTTTGTCGCGGATGTGCTCGACACCAGCGAGGTCGATTGCGCGTTCGACCGCGGCGCGGTCTTCCTCGCTGGTCTGTTCGAAGAAGCCGCGGTGGGGGTACCGGCCGTGATAGACGAGGTCTTCGACGGAGAGGGACGTCGGCGAGTCGTGTTGCTGCGAGAGCAGTCCGAGTTCCCGCGCGAACGCCTTGTCGTCGTACTCGTCGATAGCGGTTCCGTCGAGGTAGACGCGTCCCGCGTCGGGCTCAAGTTGCTTTGCGAGCGACTTCAGGAGCGTACTCTTTCCCGACCCGTTCGGCCCGACGAGCGCCGTAATCTCACCGCTCGGCACGTCGATACGGTCGCACTCAACGACCGGTTCCTCGCTCGTCGGGTACGACAGTTCGAGGGTCGAACCGGTGAGCGCGCTCTCGGGGCGCTCGCTTTCGGTAGCGTGTTCGCTCGTCTCGTCGGTCATGATAGTCTCGACCGAGTGCTCGTCCGCTTCGTCGCGTTCGTCAGATTTCAACTTTGACATCACACTTCACCCAGGTTCTGCTGTTTCCGCATGAGATAGAGGAAGTACGGGCCGCCGATGAGTCCGGTAACGATACCGACCGGCAACTGAGTCGGACTGAGCGCGAGGCGCGCGCCCACGTCAGCGGCGACCATCAACGCCGGGCCAGCAAAGACACACCCGACGACGAGGCGTTTGTAATCACTTCCGACCACGTTCCGGACCACGTGCGGGACGACCAGACCGACGAACCCAACGATACCTGCAACCGCAATACTCGCGGCGGCAGCAACGACGGCAACGCCCGAAAGAAGGAATCGGACCTTCTCGATAGACATTCCGAGCGAACGGGCGGTTTGCTCGCCGAGGAGCAGCACGTTCAACTGTCGGGAACTGATGAGCGCAATCGCCACGGAGGCAATCGACCACGGAAGCGCCATGCGAACTTGCTCCCAATCAGTTCCCGTGAGCGAACCGGTCGTCCACGCGATGGCGGACTGGACGACGCCGATGTCGTCGATGAAGACGAACAGGCCCGTCTGGAGGCTCTGGAAGATGGTTCCGACGATGACGCCAGCGAGAACTAATCGAACCGGCGACGTGCCGTTTTTCCACGCGATAAGGTAGACGAGCAAGAACGCAATCATCCCGCCGAGCGCCGCCAGAATCGGGAGGAAAAACGATAGCCCGGAGAAGACGACGAGCGTGAGGAGGATGAGTAGTCCGGCACCCGAGGAGACGCCGAGGACGAACGGACTCGCCAGTTCGTTCCGGGTGACCGCCTGGAAGATGGCACCGGAGACCGAAAGGTTCGCGCCGACGAGTATCGCCACGAGGACGCGCGGGAGTCGGATGTTCCAGACGATGAGCGTCCGCTTTCCGAGCTCCGGAAGCTCACCGCCGAAGAGGAACACCTGCCAGACCTGCGGGTCGAAAATAACCGCGGGATCGAAGACGGCACGCCACGCCTCTTCGATACTCATCGAGAACGCGCCGAAGCTAACCTGTACGAGTCCGCCGAGCACGACGATGATGAGACTCCCGACACAAAGCGAGACGAGCGAAGCGTCCATCCAACCGAACAACCGACTCGGTATCGACTGCTCCGATTGCCCCGCCTGCCCCGTGCTGCCTGCTCCGCTCACGACTCAGCACCTCCGAGTTCGTGCTCACGGTGATAGGAATGGAGTGTCTCGTCCGGAATTGCATCGAGGACTCGCTCGGTCCCAATCGTCTCGACGAGTCGCCGGAGACCGCGCGATTCCGCTTCTTCGACTTCCGCGTCGGTCCGGCGCGTCTCGAAGGCGCGGTCGATGTAGGATTCGCGGAGGTCGGTGACGGTGTCGTCTGCGATGTCTGTGTCATTCGGAATCTGGTTGTCGAACCACTCGTGCCAGCGGTCGCGGTCGCTCCATTCACCTTGGAACTCGCTGTCTGGGCGAAGCCAATCGTAGTGTGCAGCGAGGTCGCCGGGGAATCCTTGTTCACTCCGGTGGTCTTCGAGCAGACACCGGGCGACGTGCGCGCCGTGACCGGCGGCAATTCCTACCTGCGCATTGCGGGCACCTGATGGGGCGGCGACGTATAGTCCATCGACCGGCGTCCGCCCGTTATCGTCGGCGTACGACGAGTCGAAGTGCTCGTGTTCCTCGCCGTGGTGGTCGTGGAGTTCGAACATCGCGTCGTCGCCATCGAGTCCGCGAAGATACTCCCCGTCGTACCACGCGGCCGCGACGACCTGGTCGGTTTCGACGCGGCGACCATCTTGCGTCTCGACGATAAAGCGGGGTTCGCCGTCGGCGTAGTCCACGGATTCCACCATGTCCTGCACGTAGTCGGCTCCGGCCTCGGCGACGTGTTCGTGCATCAACTGGGAGAACGTATCCACGCCGATGCCAGCGGGGAATCCGAGATAGTTCTCGAGGTAGGCACACCGCCGGAAGGCTGACTTCCCGCGGTCGAAGACGACGGTGTCGAGACCGTATCGGGCCGTAAAGACGGCGGCGGCGCATCCTGACGGGCCACCGCCGACGATGACCACGTCGACAGTGTCAGTTAGTTCAGAAGTGTCACCCGTGTCGTCCACGGCGGTCACTTCGCCCGGGTCAGTGCTCGTCATTTAGAACTCACCAGAGACGATGTTGGCGGCGCAGTCGGCGTCGTAGAGTTGTTCGTCAGCGTCGGATAGTGTTTCTACAGTCCGCTGGGTGAACACCGACCGACGTGTCGAGTTCCCCGAGTCGTCTCCATCTGTGTTCATAGGTTTTAGGCTAACCTAAGTGGATAAACAATTTTCGGATTTTAGGGAGTCCTAAAAACGTGATAGACCAGTCCGATGACCACCGCAAAACGAAGGCAGCAGGTCGTTGTAGACGAATCCCATAGAATGAGAATGTGACACATTATCAAATGGGTGAGTGACGTATTTTTCTACTATGGCCAGTACCACCGGAGAGGGCAGTGAACCCGCCTTTTGGGACCCGAGCCACTGTACTGGTACGCCCTACTGTCCGCCACGCTGCCCACGCTTCATCGACGCGCAGGGAACAGGACTCGTCATCAGGCCGTACGAGCCAACCGACTGGGAGGCACTCAACGAGATGTACTGCGACTACGCCAGAGAACACCGGTCGATGGGGCTTCCGCCAGTCGACGACGCGCGGGTCGCCGAATGGCTCGAAGGACTAACCGAGCGCGGCCGCAAT
It includes:
- a CDS encoding CPBP family intramembrane glutamic endopeptidase; translation: MSQISDWFSNVRGRIEPPKRLQALLGAVGIAVGGALSSFVVFMLFRPAVSGVLQPSFPALSTLLITKGAQVGFALFVVSYLGLTRQWDEYVHLRRPTVHDAVWVVIGSIGLDIMVAVSKLVLPVFGLSLGVLSGAGADGMDVGLATWPVIWPVIFGGLYLFPALLEEQFFRGLVQGRLRDSFHPVSAVVLGAGLFALVHGLYGIAGGPEFLATYLIHLFGQGLVFCLVYERTDNLLIVALVHAISWTNSGFPFFGLL
- a CDS encoding YjiH family protein, which produces MATEQEQTWTVETEQRTKSIEELDLHEIRGQPVFKFVTAFLIGAVFFLVPVPYQGELTVPFDIVVSTITETFPTAVGVYALAVIVAGGVLTTGAKIGDGTVSGYDLSYFETSTAFWILRLAGVLVAPLMFFKLGPAWLHTPGTGGLMWGTLVYSVGVIIPIGAVFITIFVELGGLEFVGTLARPVMHPLFKIPGRAALDSLASWVGSYSVGLYVTRNVFEQGGYNKRDVFTIATCFSTVSIGFVGVVAATLDILHLFPVVFGAYFVCVIVTAAILVRIPPISRVPEEYITEPDPETAFSGSLNEYIRLALSQAVEKADQGETFLEAAKRGFVDGLKLTTLILGTILTVGLAATLLSANTPLFDILGQPLTPLIAALGIPNAETVAPATIVGITEMYVPVLLVTGAALKAKFFIAVLAVSQLIFFSSVGPMTMDMFSDVPIRFRDLVVLFVMRTIVLVPMIAGMTHLAAAVGLLG
- a CDS encoding ABC transporter substrate-binding protein produces the protein MQGDAMNETEPTRRAYLKYAGAVAAGGLLAGCTADGSTEAQETTTGGTASPETTESETEQTTVKPEESYSVSMAPVGTVEFDAPPEHAMVVFSHYADMAVALGQSETVESLYAPEFAGKSLETFYARLDGVSLEWDGLPDPLSDGVDKEMLYELDSDVHFVDPSYVVETQDGWDTDDIEEIADNVAPWFGNYHSGLTDKPAAAYVDNYRYYTLWELFENVAAVYQERQRYEALRAVYDDVVSEIESSLPPEPERPTAARVTLIDDTFYAYKLNAPGFWHADTRPLGATDAFADIDWDGTWGMFDYETMLETDPDVILHLWGMSPGYYIDDIRKRVANHPVGSQLSAVQNDRFFAGGVRFQGPITNLFQLELTAKQLYPEVFGQWPGYVPGEPYPEIPEDEQLFDRKRVADIVAGEP
- a CDS encoding DUF7551 domain-containing protein encodes the protein MVGTTLIQIRNHIETLAADEGDFTIVCGRTGERPVPTAGLTFGDRATAENAVRAATQYRSALRRYDPQLPYYDLIVTQDGKERPTPARSWGSALDEGHIGAAAVGNPKEEGDRPERIEFCHSVAAAVFEALSNTGHRTVETAVMDAYFDLAETISSPDELCLRLLESMATELHAHLESAEQADVLARAASRLPTPPESADSLEATLGEMERLGLVGSYSCSSWTTNPDDGTKSADITLKEYALSARNGRLPALPVVLDLYRRRGPWKPISLHVTRADGEWRGRVAVSTESEGVGLASVPIHPGVPE
- a CDS encoding lysylphosphatidylglycerol synthase transmembrane domain-containing protein produces the protein MRRGVRFVAGGSLGIGALAAYLWYVGPEAVVARVAGVAPWAVWVVLALTIAEATVDGIAVWASVRPLGDGLSPRQSVQFAFAGDFFDVLSPAGPVSSEPIMAHFFGVETGTSYSEALGVRGVAKYIRSVAQLLFSAVLSGILLLGGLTPTFVLLTLASAIAVLSVVGAVLVWGRALLSAVLVIVLTPIVRAVSGLYHETPYGRAAVAEAVDKFWERVVYFRNAPVLLGLIALGGIIEQLTIAVAIWVALAGTGTTASLIPIIAMIPFPQAVSIVPVPGSVGTYDVLLAGALVLTTGAPAAGAAAAVFVVRTFELGVSLGGGGLATGFLRGFRP
- the fer gene encoding ferredoxin Fer, translating into MDTPFEILRLDPDADEDELVDAYRRRVKEAHPDHGGSADEFQLVRAAYEAIRAGYEPGDGAVELVDKGGRGVNIDRETDAAREANTEQDAAEDTEPDRPGTRVEYLDYDVLDEHGWSLTDEDLFEKAAAEGLSTDVYGEVFVEPRTCLLKAAENDGHSWPYACRGGACANCAVAVVEGDMEMPADHILSEEMMDHGIRLSCISLPTTDEVKVVYNIEHLPGLDELRLPPQHVRKVRPND
- a CDS encoding FKBP-type peptidyl-prolyl cis-trans isomerase — encoded protein: MAIESGDRVAIAYVGRFEDGTVFNTSRYEVAVEHGLFEAQERDRDDYAPRSFVVGAGEIIPGLDEAVVGMSVGEEATVTVPPEDGYGEFDPDRVRTYAPETFEGMVGEKAEVGLHVHAENGLHGDVVAVREDAVEVDFNHELAGKTLEFDIEIVAAE
- a CDS encoding ABC transporter ATP-binding protein — encoded protein: MTDETSEHATESERPESALTGSTLELSYPTSEEPVVECDRIDVPSGEITALVGPNGSGKSTLLKSLAKQLEPDAGRVYLDGTAIDEYDDKAFARELGLLSQQHDSPTSLSVEDLVYHGRYPHRGFFEQTSEEDRAAVERAIDLAGVEHIRDKQVGNLSGGQRQLAWIAMVLAQDTDVLLLDEPTTYLDLHHQLRVLETVRELNEERGVTVAVVLHDIAQAARFADYLVAMQDGELYDWGPPREVVTEELLADVFRVEAAVNYTPDPEIIPKHSL
- a CDS encoding FecCD family ABC transporter permease, with product MDASLVSLCVGSLIIVVLGGLVQVSFGAFSMSIEEAWRAVFDPAVIFDPQVWQVFLFGGELPELGKRTLIVWNIRLPRVLVAILVGANLSVSGAIFQAVTRNELASPFVLGVSSGAGLLILLTLVVFSGLSFFLPILAALGGMIAFLLVYLIAWKNGTSPVRLVLAGVIVGTIFQSLQTGLFVFIDDIGVVQSAIAWTTGSLTGTDWEQVRMALPWSIASVAIALISSRQLNVLLLGEQTARSLGMSIEKVRFLLSGVAVVAAAASIAVAGIVGFVGLVVPHVVRNVVGSDYKRLVVGCVFAGPALMVAADVGARLALSPTQLPVGIVTGLIGGPYFLYLMRKQQNLGEV
- a CDS encoding NAD(P)/FAD-dependent oxidoreductase, giving the protein MTSTDPGEVTAVDDTGDTSELTDTVDVVIVGGGPSGCAAAVFTARYGLDTVVFDRGKSAFRRCAYLENYLGFPAGIGVDTFSQLMHEHVAEAGADYVQDMVESVDYADGEPRFIVETQDGRRVETDQVVAAAWYDGEYLRGLDGDDAMFELHDHHGEEHEHFDSSYADDNGRTPVDGLYVAAPSGARNAQVGIAAGHGAHVARCLLEDHRSEQGFPGDLAAHYDWLRPDSEFQGEWSDRDRWHEWFDNQIPNDTDIADDTVTDLRESYIDRAFETRRTDAEVEEAESRGLRRLVETIGTERVLDAIPDETLHSYHREHELGGAES